A genome region from Coffea arabica cultivar ET-39 chromosome 7e, Coffea Arabica ET-39 HiFi, whole genome shotgun sequence includes the following:
- the LOC113700074 gene encoding uncharacterized protein isoform X1: MAAAASPVSVTSSPNYRTNPSQTRKLPSQSWPPTTPTRFSQPLSSRRTSIAGAAQSMKQSSSSAQPNPEVHLSLDAVQRFIHLNFGNWTGTFHQFDSQGNLMHKISTKLAAGSYGEDELISLIQTLYIKQPPSTTSFSGIDDDEAEWSEYKIKEINMFTMDKYQQIGFFPKERAFALRYQTAGMLETVLRQGVLGEDDIGEESPKNLKLPSRQPSIVCENCLYSLEKDRRVRAFHVMDPKGILDMLLVFLEDRGSTAPIPPTFDDSQDYGDRIKPFLGTWKGHSITKRSGVYGATLARADTVAVLEINKDGQLIQDIASTLEGRDITTNVHWTGTMSKNLVTFDGGFQLILLPGGMYMGCPCDVAKCVQESKSFHLEFCWLESPGKRQRLVRTYDVEGLAVSSTYFLESRFTLDKPFASRITVILAVQYLHSEDLNQKQNFLSIVLNMLSKFF; this comes from the exons ATGGCAGCGGCTGCCTCTCCTGTCTCAGTAACTTCATCACCTAATTATCGCACCAATCCATCTCAAACCCGAAAGCTCCCTTCCCAATCATGGCCTCCCACTACTCCAACACGCTTTTCTCAACCCCTTTCCTCACGTCGGACATCCATCGCCGGAGCTGCTCAATCCATGAAGCAATCATCGTCGTCCGCACAACCCAATCCAGAAGTACACTTGAGCCTCGATGCGGTTCAACGATTTATTCACCTCAATTTTGGGAACTGGACCGGCACTTTCCAC CAATTTGATAGCCAGGGAAATTTGATGCATAAAATAAGTACCAAGCTTGCTGCGGGTTCTTATGGCGAAGATGAACTCATAAGTTTGATTCAAAC GTTATACATCAAACAACCTCCATCAACGACTTCATTTTCTGGAATTGATGATGATGAGGCAGAATGGTCTGAGTACAAAATCAAAGAGATCAACATGTTTACTATGGATAAATATCAGCAG ATTGGTTTTTTCCCCAAAGAGAGGGCATTTGCATTGAGGTACCAGACTGCTGGAATGTTAGAAACTGTGCTCAGACAAGGGGTGTTAGGCGAGGATGATATTGGAGAAGAATCACCCAA AAATCTAAAGCTTCCCTCGAGACAACCTTCTATTGTATGTGAGAATTGCCTATATTCACTGGAGAAAGATCGGCGAGTAAGAGCTTTCCATGTCATGGATCCAAAAGGAATTCTGGATATGCTCCTTGTCTTCCTTGAAGATAGAGGTAGCACTGCACCTATTCCACCTACCTTTGATGATTCTCAG GATTATGGAGACAGGATTAAACCTTTTCTGGGTACATGGAAAGGGCATTCTATCACAAAGCGCAGTGGTGTTTATGGAGCAACACTTGCTCGAGCTGACACTGTGGCTGTACTTGAAATAAATAAGGATGGTCAACTAATCCAG GATATTGCATCGACATTGGAGGGGAGAGATATTACTACTAATGTACATTGGACGGGGACCATGTCAAAGAATTTGGTTACCTTTGACGGAGGTTTCCAGCTGATTTTACTGCCTGGGGGTATGTACATGGGATGCCCATGTGACGTGGCAAAGTGTGTTCAAGAATCTAAATCGTTCCACTTGGAGTTCTGCTGGCTTGAGTCACCTGGAAAAAGACAGAGACTGGTCCGTACTTATGACGTGGAAGGCCTCGCTGTCTCCTCAACATACTTCTTGGAGAGCAGA TTTACATTGGACAAGCCCTTTGCAAGCAGAATTACAGTAATCCTTGCCGTCCAGTACCTACATTCAGAAGATTTGAACCAGAAACAGAATTTCCTATCGATCGTATTAAACATGCTTTCGAAGTTTTTTTAG
- the LOC113700074 gene encoding uncharacterized protein isoform X2, translating to MAAAASPVSVTSSPNYRTNPSQTRKLPSQSWPPTTPTRFSQPLSSRRTSIAGAAQSMKQSSSSAQPNPEVHLSLDAVQRFIHLNFGNWTGTFHQFDSQGNLMHKISTKLAAGSYGEDELISLIQTLYIKQPPSTTSFSGIDDDEAEWSEYKIKEINMFTMDKYQQIGFFPKERAFALRYQTAGMLETVLRQGVLGEDDIGEESPKNLKLPSRQPSIVCENCLYSLEKDRRVRAFHVMDPKGILDMLLVFLEDRGSTAPIPPTFDDSQDYGDRIKPFLGTWKGHSITKRSGVYGATLARADTVAVLEINKDGQLIQDIASTLEGRDITTNVHWTGTMSKNLVTFDGGFQLILLPGGMYMGCPCDVAKCVQESKSFHLEFCWLESPGKRQRLVRTYDVEGLAVSSTYFLESRLCAPGF from the exons ATGGCAGCGGCTGCCTCTCCTGTCTCAGTAACTTCATCACCTAATTATCGCACCAATCCATCTCAAACCCGAAAGCTCCCTTCCCAATCATGGCCTCCCACTACTCCAACACGCTTTTCTCAACCCCTTTCCTCACGTCGGACATCCATCGCCGGAGCTGCTCAATCCATGAAGCAATCATCGTCGTCCGCACAACCCAATCCAGAAGTACACTTGAGCCTCGATGCGGTTCAACGATTTATTCACCTCAATTTTGGGAACTGGACCGGCACTTTCCAC CAATTTGATAGCCAGGGAAATTTGATGCATAAAATAAGTACCAAGCTTGCTGCGGGTTCTTATGGCGAAGATGAACTCATAAGTTTGATTCAAAC GTTATACATCAAACAACCTCCATCAACGACTTCATTTTCTGGAATTGATGATGATGAGGCAGAATGGTCTGAGTACAAAATCAAAGAGATCAACATGTTTACTATGGATAAATATCAGCAG ATTGGTTTTTTCCCCAAAGAGAGGGCATTTGCATTGAGGTACCAGACTGCTGGAATGTTAGAAACTGTGCTCAGACAAGGGGTGTTAGGCGAGGATGATATTGGAGAAGAATCACCCAA AAATCTAAAGCTTCCCTCGAGACAACCTTCTATTGTATGTGAGAATTGCCTATATTCACTGGAGAAAGATCGGCGAGTAAGAGCTTTCCATGTCATGGATCCAAAAGGAATTCTGGATATGCTCCTTGTCTTCCTTGAAGATAGAGGTAGCACTGCACCTATTCCACCTACCTTTGATGATTCTCAG GATTATGGAGACAGGATTAAACCTTTTCTGGGTACATGGAAAGGGCATTCTATCACAAAGCGCAGTGGTGTTTATGGAGCAACACTTGCTCGAGCTGACACTGTGGCTGTACTTGAAATAAATAAGGATGGTCAACTAATCCAG GATATTGCATCGACATTGGAGGGGAGAGATATTACTACTAATGTACATTGGACGGGGACCATGTCAAAGAATTTGGTTACCTTTGACGGAGGTTTCCAGCTGATTTTACTGCCTGGGGGTATGTACATGGGATGCCCATGTGACGTGGCAAAGTGTGTTCAAGAATCTAAATCGTTCCACTTGGAGTTCTGCTGGCTTGAGTCACCTGGAAAAAGACAGAGACTGGTCCGTACTTATGACGTGGAAGGCCTCGCTGTCTCCTCAACATACTTCTTGGAGAGCAGA CTTTGTGCTCCTGGATTCTGA
- the LOC113700074 gene encoding uncharacterized protein isoform X3, translating into MAAAASPVSVTSSPNYRTNPSQTRKLPSQSWPPTTPTRFSQPLSSRRTSIAGAAQSMKQSSSSAQPNPEVHLSLDAVQRFIHLNFGNWTGTFHQFDSQGNLMHKISTKLAAGSYGEDELISLIQTLYIKQPPSTTSFSGIDDDEAEWSEYKIKEINMFTMDKYQQIGFFPKERAFALRYQTAGMLETVLRQGVLGEDDIGEESPKNLKLPSRQPSIVCENCLYSLEKDRRVRAFHVMDPKGILDMLLVFLEDRGSTAPIPPTFDDSQDYGDRIKPFLGTWKGHSITKRSGVYGATLARADTVAVLEINKDGQLIQFSLFPTGYCIDIGGERYYY; encoded by the exons ATGGCAGCGGCTGCCTCTCCTGTCTCAGTAACTTCATCACCTAATTATCGCACCAATCCATCTCAAACCCGAAAGCTCCCTTCCCAATCATGGCCTCCCACTACTCCAACACGCTTTTCTCAACCCCTTTCCTCACGTCGGACATCCATCGCCGGAGCTGCTCAATCCATGAAGCAATCATCGTCGTCCGCACAACCCAATCCAGAAGTACACTTGAGCCTCGATGCGGTTCAACGATTTATTCACCTCAATTTTGGGAACTGGACCGGCACTTTCCAC CAATTTGATAGCCAGGGAAATTTGATGCATAAAATAAGTACCAAGCTTGCTGCGGGTTCTTATGGCGAAGATGAACTCATAAGTTTGATTCAAAC GTTATACATCAAACAACCTCCATCAACGACTTCATTTTCTGGAATTGATGATGATGAGGCAGAATGGTCTGAGTACAAAATCAAAGAGATCAACATGTTTACTATGGATAAATATCAGCAG ATTGGTTTTTTCCCCAAAGAGAGGGCATTTGCATTGAGGTACCAGACTGCTGGAATGTTAGAAACTGTGCTCAGACAAGGGGTGTTAGGCGAGGATGATATTGGAGAAGAATCACCCAA AAATCTAAAGCTTCCCTCGAGACAACCTTCTATTGTATGTGAGAATTGCCTATATTCACTGGAGAAAGATCGGCGAGTAAGAGCTTTCCATGTCATGGATCCAAAAGGAATTCTGGATATGCTCCTTGTCTTCCTTGAAGATAGAGGTAGCACTGCACCTATTCCACCTACCTTTGATGATTCTCAG GATTATGGAGACAGGATTAAACCTTTTCTGGGTACATGGAAAGGGCATTCTATCACAAAGCGCAGTGGTGTTTATGGAGCAACACTTGCTCGAGCTGACACTGTGGCTGTACTTGAAATAAATAAGGATGGTCAACTAATCCAG ttttccTTGTTTCCTACAGGATATTGCATCGACATTGGAGGGGAGAGATATTACTACTAA
- the LOC140011153 gene encoding early nodulin-like protein 20: MWFLDGLIIMMLGKRGGALWLLVAAATLTCAASRLIQVGGKPGWRPDVNYTEWAAQQQLCVGDWLLFRFDKRMYNVLEVNRTNYELCNDHDFIQNITRGGRDVFQLTEARPYYFLCGGGYCYGGMKVAINAVEASPPAPEPTPKNGSPVTTTSSNLLALTMVSAAAAVIWCHGFPPFTVHRL; the protein is encoded by the exons ATG TGGTTCTTGGATGGTTTGATCATCATGATGCTGGGCAAAAGGGGTGGTGCATTATGGCTGTTGGTGGCGGCGGCAACGCTAACCTGCGCTGCCAGCAGACTCATCCAGGTTGGAGGTAAGCCTGGTTGGAGACCGGACGTTAACTACACCGAATGGGCCGCTCAGCAGCAGCTTTGCGTGGGAGATTGGCTCC TGTTCAGATTCGATAAGAGGATGTACAACGTGCTGGAGGTGAACCGGACAAACTACGAGCTGTGCAACGACCATGATTTCATACAGAACATTACAAGGGGTGGGAGAGACGTATTCCAACTCACTGAGGCCAGGCCTTACTACTTCCTCTGCGGCGGAGGCTATTGTTACGGTGGCATGAAGGTGGCTATTAATGCTGTTGAAGCATCCCCACCTGCACCTGAACCCACCCCCAAAAATGGTTCCCCAGTGACAACAACCAGCAGCAACCTGCTTGCTCTAACCATGGTTTCTGCTGCTGCGGCTGTAATTTGGTGTCATGGGTTTCCGCCTTTCACCGTTCACCGACTTTAG
- the LOC140004199 gene encoding early nodulin-like protein 17 isoform X2: MEGLSLRSRRIGWPMAAVVLTAAVLLVMLPQVSSIRYIVGSNMGGWAPNVNFTIWAQDKHFYNGDWLYFVYDRNQMNVLEVNKTDFDSCNSDHPLQNWTTGAGRDVVPLNITKTYYFISGKGFCYGGVKVAIHVENLPPPPASLPQKSDSPSLLLSTFRGQIKHGG; encoded by the exons ATGGAGGGGTTGAGCCTGAGGAGTAGGCGTATTGGGTGGCCAATGGCGGCGGTGGTGCTAACAGCAGCCGTGTTATTAGTGATGCTGCCTCAAGTCTCATCTATTCGCTACATTGTGGGATCTAACATGGGTGGTTGGGCCCCTAATGTTAACTTCACTATCTGGGCTCAAGACAAACATTTCTACAATGGTGATTGGCTTT ATTTCGTGTACGATAGGAACCAGATGAATGTGCTTGAGGTAAACAAGACCGATTTTGATTCATGCAATTCAGATCATCCTCTTCAGAATTGGACGACCGGAGCAGGAAGGGATGTTGTTCCGCTGAACATAACTAAGACTTATTATTTCATCAGTGGAAAGGGCTTCTGCTATGGAGGAGTGAAGGTAGCAATTCATGTTGAAAATCTACCTCCCCCACCAGCATCCTTGCCTCAAAAGAGTGATTCACCAAGTCTGCTGCTGTCCACTTTCAGAGGCCAG ATCAAACACGGCGGTTGA
- the LOC140004199 gene encoding early nodulin-like protein 17 isoform X1, giving the protein MEGLSLRSRRIGWPMAAVVLTAAVLLVMLPQVSSIRYIVGSNMGGWAPNVNFTIWAQDKHFYNGDWLYFVYDRNQMNVLEVNKTDFDSCNSDHPLQNWTTGAGRDVVPLNITKTYYFISGKGFCYGGVKVAIHVENLPPPPASLPQKSDSPSLLLSTFRGQVFIPTLFAAAALWDAFILRL; this is encoded by the exons ATGGAGGGGTTGAGCCTGAGGAGTAGGCGTATTGGGTGGCCAATGGCGGCGGTGGTGCTAACAGCAGCCGTGTTATTAGTGATGCTGCCTCAAGTCTCATCTATTCGCTACATTGTGGGATCTAACATGGGTGGTTGGGCCCCTAATGTTAACTTCACTATCTGGGCTCAAGACAAACATTTCTACAATGGTGATTGGCTTT ATTTCGTGTACGATAGGAACCAGATGAATGTGCTTGAGGTAAACAAGACCGATTTTGATTCATGCAATTCAGATCATCCTCTTCAGAATTGGACGACCGGAGCAGGAAGGGATGTTGTTCCGCTGAACATAACTAAGACTTATTATTTCATCAGTGGAAAGGGCTTCTGCTATGGAGGAGTGAAGGTAGCAATTCATGTTGAAAATCTACCTCCCCCACCAGCATCCTTGCCTCAAAAGAGTGATTCACCAAGTCTGCTGCTGTCCACTTTCAGAGGCCAGGTTTTCATACCAACTCTTTTTGCAGCTGCTGCTTTATGGGATGCCTTTATTCTACGCTTGTGA